The Myxosarcina sp. GI1 nucleotide sequence GAATTATGGTGGGATTTGCGATCGCCATTGCTGGTTATTTTGGCGTTAATCCTCCTGGTTTTGTGGCTGAGGTAGTAGCCTTTGCCTTCGGTTTGGCGGCAGCTAGCTTCTTCCCCGTAATTTTATTGGGGATTTTTGACAGTCGTACCAACCGCGAAGGCGCGATCGCTGGAATGATCGTCGGCTTGGCATTTACGCTCTTTTATATTATCGGCAATAAATTTTATGGCATGCCCCCTTGGTTTTTAGGCATTTCTCCTGAAGGTATCGGTACTGTAGGTATGATACTCAACTTTATCATTACCTATACTGTCTCTCGCCTGACACCACCGCCACCAAGAGAAATTCAAGCAATGGTAGATAATTTGCAATCTCCTGAAGGAAATTTTTAGTCAGAAAAAGGAAAAGGTAACAAAACCTTTTCCTTTTTTATTTAAAATGCGGTCAACAAACATAAAATAAATACTTCCGTCCACTCTACTACCGCACCGTAAGTGTCTCCAGTATGTCCCTTTAACTGCCAGTAAAAATAATATCCCGTTAGCAAAGCGATCGCGCAACTAACAGAATTTAAGAAAACAATTTGCCACCAGGTTAAATATTCCAGCCACCAGATAACACCGTCAAACAACAGGATAAATACCAGTCCCAACAATAAATCTTGTGGTAGGCGCAGATTTTCTTTGTGAAACGCTCCCGTTCCTGTTTCTCTTAAATAAGGATAACAAGCGATCGCTGCCACTTGTCCCCATCTCGCCCAACTTGCAGCCAGCATTAATACCAGCCAAAGAGGAAGCGTAGTTTCACTTAAAGCGACAGTTTTTAAAAGAATAATAATTACTGCGGCGATCGCTCCATAAGCACCAGTCGCACTATCTTTCATTACTTCCAAACGACGGCTGATATCCGTAACTGCCAGACCATCAGCAGCATCCATTACCCCATCTAAATGCAATCCACCTGTAATTCCTACCCACATCGCTACAATAATGGCACTGCTAGTTAGATTGGGGAAATTGCCAAATCGTAAAGCGAGCGATAATAAGCCCAATGTTGCTCCAACTGTTAAGCCAACTAAAGGCGACCAACGAGCAACACGCTGCCACTCTCCAATCCAACCCTGTGGCAAAGGTATTATGGTATAAAAAATTACACAGCTTGCCAAAGAACGAAGTAATCGTTTGAATTGAAGCCATAATAACTCTAGAGAAGTTTTTGACACAGAAAAATTCTTAGATAAAAATTCATACGATAGCAGGGAAATATTGAGTTAATATTGTTTCATAGATTACTTTATTTTTGACTGTAACAAACTGTCATTGCAGACAGTGTATGAGTTCAAGCGCAAAACTTATTTATATTGCGATCGTTATAACTACTTATTTATTACTATTTGCGTGTGTTTAAATTTTGTCAGTCAAAAGCTACGTATTGATAATCAACCAGATGTTCATTTACTAACAATAATCTTGAATATTGCCAATTGAGTTTGGAATATCGGATAAAAGCTCTGCTATGAGTCAACACAAATCTTCACAATCCTTTCCCGCACCTTGTATCGTCGATACGGGAATTGTTATTAATCGAGATGATATCAAACGTTTGTTGAACGACCTTGGTTGTGTTCGCTATGTTCATACGATCGATAACCATTTACATAGCAAAGGCGAAGGTAAAGTAAGAGAAGTATTTAACGATCCCGATCGAGCTACTCTAATTGCTAATGGTAATCTCTACATTAATATTCAAAGTTTTAACTATTTACAACTCGGTCAATCTTCTGAGGCAGAAGTCTGTTTCGATTTGATTCAAGAAAATCTTCAACTGCGCTTGATTCCTCTGTCGCCATCTTCAAAACAAAACGATCGAGATCTTGATGCCGCAGTGATAGAAGCAATGGTAGCAGAAGTGCTTTCGGCTCGTTTGGACGTACAGTTAGACGATGAAGACTTCTAAACATTGACCATTGAACTTTGACGGACGTTTGCTGAGGTTTCCTCAGCAAACGTCCGTCACAAGCGCAGCCTCTTTCAGAGGCAAGTCGCGACGCAGGAGCGACGCTTTGGGCGATTCCGCCCTGCGAGGAAACCTCCTCGACTCTAATGACT carries:
- the cobS gene encoding adenosylcobinamide-GDP ribazoletransferase, yielding MSKTSLELLWLQFKRLLRSLASCVIFYTIIPLPQGWIGEWQRVARWSPLVGLTVGATLGLLSLALRFGNFPNLTSSAIIVAMWVGITGGLHLDGVMDAADGLAVTDISRRLEVMKDSATGAYGAIAAVIIILLKTVALSETTLPLWLVLMLAASWARWGQVAAIACYPYLRETGTGAFHKENLRLPQDLLLGLVFILLFDGVIWWLEYLTWWQIVFLNSVSCAIALLTGYYFYWQLKGHTGDTYGAVVEWTEVFILCLLTAF